A part of Candidatus Babeliaceae bacterium genomic DNA contains:
- the rpmI gene encoding 50S ribosomal protein L35 yields the protein MKMKMKTHSGAKKRFKKLKSGRIKAARAGKRHLLTKKTTKRKRGLRSPLYIALCDQHHISSLLP from the coding sequence ATGAAAATGAAAATGAAAACGCATTCCGGTGCAAAAAAAAGATTCAAAAAGCTAAAAAGTGGTCGTATAAAAGCGGCTAGAGCCGGTAAGCGTCACTTACTTACTAAAAAAACAACAAAAAGAAAACGTGGTCTTCGTAGTCCTTTATATATAGCTCTATGTGACCAGCACCATATTTCATCATTGTTGCCTTAA
- the rplT gene encoding 50S ribosomal protein L20, which yields MTRVKRGTVTKKRHKRLLKKTAGFWGQRKNIFRRAKETLLRAMAFAFRGRKLLKRDMRSLFIMRIKAAAQSHNMKYNLFIHGLKKSHVLLNRKMLSQIAVYDAQTFENIVRFIQA from the coding sequence ATGACACGAGTTAAACGTGGTACGGTAACGAAAAAACGTCATAAGAGATTATTAAAAAAAACAGCGGGCTTTTGGGGCCAAAGAAAAAATATTTTTCGAAGAGCTAAAGAAACTTTGTTGCGTGCAATGGCCTTCGCTTTTAGAGGCAGAAAGTTGCTCAAGCGTGATATGCGATCTCTCTTTATTATGCGTATAAAAGCGGCTGCGCAATCCCATAATATGAAATATAATCTTTTTATTCACGGTCTTAAAAAATCACATGTGCTTCTTAACAGAAAAATGTTGAGTCAGATAGCAGTGTATGATGCGCAGACCTTTGAAAATATCGTACGTTTTATACAAGCGTAA
- the rny gene encoding ribonuclease Y produces MVSLIGLGGAAALVGGALLIMFAKKKFDQARRFIVESQEKLELVKRDIDTERREALIKLKDEIYKKRTEFDLEIKRERAELERLQVKVNLKYEGIEKKDLRLEDLRRELQQKERTISRTADQLRINEQRLKSLYDELIAKLENLSVMSKDEARRVLFDTLEAEVRHSHEKWIQKVEEEARQVAKEKSIHIVVNAMQRYTAEQVAPHSSGVVHLPNDEMKGRIIGKEGRNIKALEMATGMEFVIGDTPEVIVISGFNPIRREVARRSLEKLILDGRINPTRIEETVEQCEQEIDEIIEEYGKQAILQFNLQGVKPEMVSLLGKLHFRTSFSQNVLMHSIEVAIFARMIAEELGLSRPDIALRGGLFHDIGKALSAEHDGPHALIGAEVAKRCGEDPLVINAIAAHHEEVPAISVYSIIVMIADTISASRPGARRETLSAYIKRLERLEEIVYEFEGIKRAYAIQAGREIRVIVEEDVLNDDQALNLARDIARKIEVDMAFPGQIKVNVIREKRSIEYAR; encoded by the coding sequence ATGGTATCTTTGATAGGCCTTGGTGGAGCGGCCGCCCTTGTTGGCGGAGCTCTTCTTATAATGTTTGCAAAAAAAAAATTCGATCAAGCCCGTCGTTTTATTGTTGAATCGCAAGAAAAATTAGAACTTGTTAAAAGAGATATCGACACAGAGCGCCGAGAAGCTTTGATTAAGCTTAAAGATGAAATTTATAAAAAAAGAACAGAGTTTGATCTCGAAATTAAGCGTGAGCGAGCTGAACTTGAACGTCTTCAAGTAAAAGTTAATCTCAAGTATGAAGGTATTGAAAAAAAGGATCTGAGACTTGAAGATTTAAGAAGAGAGTTGCAGCAAAAAGAACGTACTATTTCTCGAACTGCTGATCAGCTGCGCATTAATGAACAGCGTCTTAAATCTTTGTACGATGAGCTTATTGCTAAATTAGAAAATTTAAGTGTTATGTCAAAAGACGAAGCACGCCGGGTGCTTTTTGATACGTTGGAAGCTGAAGTGCGGCATTCGCATGAAAAATGGATTCAAAAAGTAGAAGAAGAAGCACGTCAAGTTGCAAAAGAAAAATCTATTCATATTGTTGTAAATGCAATGCAGCGCTACACCGCCGAACAAGTTGCACCGCATTCTTCCGGCGTTGTCCATCTGCCTAATGATGAAATGAAGGGGCGGATTATAGGAAAAGAAGGGCGCAATATTAAGGCGCTTGAAATGGCAACCGGAATGGAATTTGTCATAGGAGATACGCCTGAAGTTATTGTTATTTCTGGGTTTAATCCTATACGCCGCGAAGTTGCGCGCAGATCATTAGAAAAATTAATATTGGATGGTAGAATCAATCCAACTAGAATTGAAGAAACAGTCGAGCAATGCGAGCAAGAAATAGACGAAATTATCGAAGAATATGGTAAGCAGGCTATTTTACAATTCAATCTTCAGGGTGTTAAGCCGGAGATGGTTTCTTTGTTAGGTAAGCTACATTTTAGAACAAGCTTTTCTCAAAATGTGTTAATGCACAGCATCGAGGTTGCCATTTTCGCTCGTATGATTGCTGAAGAACTAGGATTGTCTCGACCTGATATTGCATTGCGTGGTGGTTTGTTTCATGATATCGGTAAAGCACTTTCTGCTGAACACGATGGACCTCATGCTCTTATCGGCGCAGAGGTTGCAAAAAGATGTGGTGAAGATCCATTGGTAATCAACGCGATTGCTGCTCACCATGAAGAAGTTCCTGCTATTTCTGTGTACAGTATTATTGTTATGATTGCTGACACAATCTCTGCTTCCCGTCCTGGTGCGCGAAGAGAAACATTGTCTGCTTATATTAAGCGACTTGAACGGTTAGAAGAAATCGTTTATGAATTTGAAGGTATTAAACGAGCATATGCAATTCAAGCGGGTAGAGAAATCCGTGTTATTGTAGAAGAAGACGTTTTAAATGATGACCAGGCTCTTAATTTAGCGCGCGATATAGCTCGTAAAATAGAAGTTGATATGGCGTTTCCTGGACAAATTAAAGTGAACGTTATTCGTGAAAAACGTTCAATCGAATATGCACGATAG
- a CDS encoding TIGR00282 family metallophosphoesterase yields MKIRILLLGDIVGAPGKAMVQKHLAEIKKKHDIQAVILNGENCAGDGRGITPRSMKFFKHIGVDVVTSGNHIFQKKDIYSYLTEHKDLVRPLNFPSGCPGSGVTTFSVDGVTVGVINVQGRVFMRELVSCPFRAVESALTFLQSRTKVILIDMHAEATSEKLGLAYFVEGKVSAVVGTHTHVQTADERILPGGTAYISDLGMSGALHSMIGMKREIVIRQMLTQMPAKFEVETEGPMCMTGAIIDIDSETGKAIHIERLKVIDENLKIDHQDLGDK; encoded by the coding sequence ATGAAAATAAGAATATTATTATTGGGCGATATTGTGGGTGCTCCTGGCAAAGCCATGGTGCAAAAACATTTAGCCGAGATTAAAAAAAAGCATGATATTCAGGCAGTTATTCTCAATGGTGAAAACTGTGCTGGTGACGGCCGCGGGATTACGCCTCGTAGTATGAAATTTTTTAAACACATTGGCGTTGATGTTGTTACGAGCGGTAATCATATTTTTCAAAAGAAAGATATTTACTCATATTTAACTGAGCATAAGGATCTTGTGCGGCCGCTTAATTTTCCAAGCGGTTGTCCTGGTTCTGGCGTCACAACATTTTCAGTTGATGGCGTTACGGTAGGGGTTATTAACGTTCAAGGCCGTGTTTTTATGCGTGAGTTGGTGAGCTGTCCATTTCGTGCAGTAGAATCAGCGCTGACTTTTTTACAATCGCGTACTAAAGTTATTCTTATTGATATGCATGCAGAAGCTACATCGGAAAAGCTTGGCCTTGCGTATTTTGTCGAAGGCAAAGTAAGTGCTGTTGTAGGTACGCATACCCATGTTCAAACAGCAGATGAACGTATTTTACCTGGTGGAACGGCGTATATTAGTGACCTTGGTATGTCCGGCGCTCTGCATTCTATGATTGGCATGAAGCGAGAAATCGTTATTCGACAAATGCTGACCCAGATGCCTGCAAAGTTTGAAGTTGAGACGGAAGGGCCTATGTGCATGACCGGCGCCATTATTGATATTGATTCAGAAACCGGCAAAGCGATACATATAGAACGCCTCAAAGTTATCGATGAAAATCTCAAAATCGACCACCAAGACTTAGGCGATAAGTAA
- the infC gene encoding translation initiation factor IF-3, with product MTTVKPKNDAPLINEKIRHEEMQLITHEGKNLGVVSREDALRFARTVGLDLAIIAEQGADGVPVAKIMDFGKVLYAKKKQQAEAKKRQQVIQIKELKLRPKIAEHDYQTKMNQAIQFLKEGKRVKVTLMFKGREAAMKDERGSELFNKIQQTFDDQALSKNLVQEKDAKSPQLWSRVYYLKK from the coding sequence ATGACAACGGTTAAACCTAAAAACGATGCCCCATTAATTAATGAGAAAATTCGTCATGAAGAGATGCAGCTTATTACTCATGAGGGCAAAAATCTTGGCGTAGTTTCTCGAGAAGATGCGCTTAGGTTTGCGCGTACTGTCGGACTAGATCTCGCGATTATTGCAGAGCAAGGGGCAGATGGTGTTCCGGTTGCCAAGATAATGGATTTTGGCAAGGTCCTGTATGCAAAGAAAAAACAACAGGCCGAAGCAAAGAAGAGGCAGCAGGTTATTCAAATTAAAGAATTAAAATTGCGCCCCAAGATTGCCGAGCATGATTATCAAACCAAAATGAATCAGGCTATTCAGTTTTTGAAAGAAGGCAAGCGAGTTAAAGTTACATTGATGTTTAAAGGACGGGAAGCTGCTATGAAAGATGAGCGCGGTTCTGAGCTTTTTAATAAAATTCAACAAACATTTGATGATCAAGCTCTTTCTAAGAATTTAGTACAAGAAAAAGATGCAAAGTCACCGCAATTGTGGTCACGTGTATATTATCTTAAAAAATAA